A single Procambarus clarkii isolate CNS0578487 unplaced genomic scaffold, FALCON_Pclarkii_2.0 HiC_scaffold_210, whole genome shotgun sequence DNA region contains:
- the LOC138361165 gene encoding uncharacterized protein, whose product MSINALQECRLYCIGCNGPTPPGHFDVTCTSCGQLYCANLHGSTSCPYCRFSVNREPPTEARNIIEPPPKRRRIINNRVPIRDQENLILGGINIPAQSPLDSTQPSEWSTPVRSQPQLSQELEEDAPDGNQHASSDEEEEDNQPPVHDISDEEVNAPDSPE is encoded by the exons atgtccatcaacgctcttcaagaatgcagactatactgtataggatgcaacgggcctacaccgcctggacattttgacgtaacctgtaccagctgtgggcaactctattgtgcaaatc ttcatggttctacttcatgcccatactgtcgtttctccgttaaccgggaacctcccaccgaagccagaaacatcattgaacctccacccaaacgccgtcgcatcataaataacc gagttcctattcgtgatcaagagaatctcatacttggtggaatcaacatcccagctc aatcgcccctggattcaacccaaccctctgagtggagcacacctgtacgcagtcaaccccagctgtcccaggagctagaagaagatgcaccagacggcaaccagcatgcatcttcagatgaagaagaagaagacaatcaaccccctgttcacgacatatcagatgaagaagtcaacgctccagattccccagag